In a genomic window of Mycteria americana isolate JAX WOST 10 ecotype Jacksonville Zoo and Gardens unplaced genomic scaffold, USCA_MyAme_1.0 Scaffold_46, whole genome shotgun sequence:
- the LOC142403935 gene encoding olfactory receptor 14C36-like, protein MSNSSSVTQFLLLAFADTQDLQLLHFWLFLGIYLAALLGNGLIITTVACDHRLHTPMYFFLLNLSVLDLGSISTTVPRSMANSLWNTRTISYAGCAAQVFLFPFLMSAEFYLLTVMAYDRYIAICKPLHYGTLLGSRACVHMAAAAWGSGFLTAVLHTANTLTIPLCHGNALDQFFCEVPQILKLSCSHSYIREVGLIVISSCLVLGCFVFIVLSYLHIFRAVLRIPSQHRQHKAFSTCLPHLAVVSLFISTAMFACLKPPSISSPSLDLLVAVLYSVVPPAMNPLIYSMRNQELKDSIRKVISWLFVNVDKLPSILHK, encoded by the coding sequence atgtccaacagcagctccgtcacccagttcctcctcctggcatttgcagacacgcaggacctgcagctcttgcacttctggctcttcctgggcatctacctggctgccctcctgggcaacggcctcatcatcaccaccgtagcctgcgaccaccgcctccacacacccatgtacttcttcctcctcaacctctctgttcttgacctgggctccatctccaccactgtccccagaTCCATGGCCAATTCCTTGTGGAATACCAGGACCAtatcctatgcaggatgtgctgcccaggtctttctctttcccttcttgatgtcagcagagttttatctgctcactgttatggcctatgaccgctacattgccatctgcaaacccctgcactacgggaccctcctgggcagcagagcttgtgtccacatggcagcagctgcctggggcagtgggtttctcactgctgtgctgcacacggccaatacactgacaatccccctctgccacggcaatgccctggaccagttcttctgtgaagttccccagatcctcaagctctcctgctcacactcctacatcagggaagttgggcttattgtgaTTAGTTCCTGTTTAGTgttgggatgttttgttttcattgttctgtCCTATTTGCatatcttcagggctgtgctgaggatcccctctcaGCATCGtcagcacaaagccttttccacgtgcctccctcacctggccgtggtctccctgtttatcagcactgccatgtttgcctgcctgaagcccccttccatctcctccccatccctggatctgctggttgcagttctgtactcggtggtgcctccagcaatgaaccccctcatctacagcatgaggaaccaggagctgaAGGACTCCATTAGGAAGGTGATTTCATGGCTGTTTGTCAATGTTGATAAACTTCCCAGCATTCTCCACAAATGA